The Changchengzhania lutea genomic sequence TTTTTTCTGTTAAACCTGAGTTCAACTCATAAATTTTTAACTGAACTCATCTTTACTTTTTGTGTTTAACCGAAAATGAGATAAAATTTGTCCAGATTAGACACTTTTTGAAAGGCATAGCATCGCTACGGATAAAAAAAGTAACGAAATATGGGCAGGTTTCGGACATTTTTTAGGAAATAGAAAAAGTCAAGATGAGTTCACTATCAATTAGTTATTAAAATCCTGCAAGGTTTGTTTTGCAATTCTAATACCTACAAGGTCAAAATAAGACCTTGCAGGATATGAAAAGAATTATTTGTTGTTGAAATACAAATTGTTAATTTTTTTGAATATGAATTGAACTCAGGTTCTAAAGTCAATTTAAAAAAACCTGCTCAAGCGTTTTATCTCTTTATCATATACTTGATACAGATATGTTTAACATATTTCGACTAAACTTGAAAATTAGTTTACAAATTTATTATTGATCATTCAGCATATTTAAAAAATGATGAAATGTTTTTTTTGTAATGCTCCAATCTGGTGGTTTAATATCTCCCCAAGCTTTAGGCGTATCTGACATGTTAAAATAATTGACTCCCAAAACTTGAGTATTTTTATTCAACACTTTAGCAGCATCTTCTAGCCATTTTGTTTGATAATCCTCAGGCCCTTTCACACCAAACTCGGTTATAAAAAGTGGTTTATCTATAAATTTTAGGCGTTTGGACTTGAGATTAAAAATAGTTGAAAATGATAATTGTTTATTGGGATCTGTAATATTTTTATCTGGTAAGCCATAAATAGCCATACTCATAATGTCAACCACATCATTCCCGGGATACCATTCAATAGAGCCCCTATCTCCAGCCGGTCCCCACACCCGCTTTATATTTGCCGGAAATGCCCCCTTAAACATCATAAAATAGCGGTAGGACTTTATATATGTAATCGGATCTTGACTCTGCCAAGGATAACGTGTAATTGGGATTTCCATTTCATGGGCATATCTTAAATACACTTTCCGTTCTGTATTTAGGATTATTGCATATAGTTTTTCGATCTCACTATCGTACATACCTTCGGTTACGTGTTGAAGGACATTTAAATCATCATCTTTTCCTGGAATTCGAAAGGGCTCAAATGTGACTATGACATCATGATTTCGTTTTATTACTTTATCAAAATCAAGTTGAAAACTTCCATTGTTCAAACTAGAAAAATCAACAAAGAGATGCTCAACAGAAACAGCTAATTCATTATTAAGTAAATTTTGTGGGTCGTATAACCCTATCTCTAATTTACTCTCAATTGTATCTTTCTTGATAATTCGCGGTCTCTTAAAATTATCGGAAGAATAGATTACTTTCCTCTCTTTTTCAATGTGCTTGCTTATGGAGGCCACTAGATTGGCATCAATAGAATCATTGAAGTTGTTATTTGAGCCAAAAACAAAGATTGGTTTATCTAAGAATCTGAGTCTATGAAGCCTTCTTATCAAATCATATTTAATAGAACGGTGTTTAGGATAAGCATCCAATTTTTCTTCAGAATCATTTTTCAATATAACCGAGGCCGCATCTACACTCTTATCGCCAGGGTAATATTCCAAAACACCAGGATACCCAGAGGGCCCCCATAGGTATTTCACTTGAGGAGCATATTTTTGGCATAACGATACTAAATATTCGGAGGCCTTAATGTACTCACTTACATAACCTTGCCAAGGATAGCGTTTGTAGGGTACTTCTATTTCTGGGTTTAGCCTAAAATATACATTCGGACGCTTATTAACTATGGTCGTGCATAATGTTTTAATAACCTCATCATATTTACCTGAATACAAGTCTGCCATTTGATTTTTTCTATATGCCAAAAACATATTGGAACCCCAAGTTTCTATAGTTATAATTAGAGGAATAGTATCATTACTAAATTTCTTCACCTCAACCTTGTCAAAAATAATTCCATTTGGTTGTGCCAATTTGAGATTATAGTGGTAATACAAATCAATTAATCGATTTTTATCCAGATCTTTAAATGAAAATACGGCTAAAACTGGAGATGATTCTGTTTTTTCGAATTTATTGCTGAATCGAATTGTGAGTAAGTCTTTTACAAGACTTTTATGCCTTATTACAAACGGTAAGGTTATAATTGTAACAATCACAATAATTATTATAACTACTTTCTTATATGAAAACGGTTTTTGAATCATAAGTCATTTCACATTGGGTTCTTATCCAATAATTTTTGTTTTACAAATTTATCTTGATATTGAATCCATGACGCGATACGTATTCTAGCTTTATTTATTTCGGCTTTTGAAATTTTTTCAAACAAGTTATTCTTTTCATATGGATCTGTTTTTAAATCAAAAACCTCGATAGATTTGGTTGTTTCATTAAAAATGTATTTGATATCGTTCTTTCTATATCCAAACAAATGATCTGACCATGGTGCAAAGAAAAATGCTTCATTAGACTCCGTTAAAGTTAAATCTCTACCTTGCCATTCTGCAGGAATATCTAGACCTAGAATGGATAGGGTTGTAGAACTCACATCTTTAATAGACGCTATATCGCTGCGCCTTTCTCCTTTAAAAATCTCTGGGTTTATATAATACAATGGAATTCTTACATTCTCCTCATGAATAGAACTGGCATGTCCATAAAAATCATGTTGCCCAAAAGCCTCTCCATGGTCGCCGACTACAACCACTAATGTTGATTCATATAAATTTTTGTCTTTCAGAATTTGTAAAATATCACCGACAAGTTTGTCATTATATTTTATAATATTTAAGTACCGATTTAATTCTATATGATTCACGCCAAAATTTTCTTCTTTATGTGAGAAAAAATATGGATAATGACCTTGAGCAGTCCATATCATCGAGAAAAAATTTTCTGATTTATTTTCATCAAGAAATACTTTGAAACGCTTTGAAAGGCAGGCGTCATCAATAGCGTCACCATCGTTGTAAGAATCTTGCTTAAATTGTTGATTGCAACTTATGGTAGAAAAGTCTTCTATGATATCAAAACCCCTAAAATTCAAATACTCAATACCACTTAGCCAATTAAAATTAGCTGAGGAAAAAAAGGACGTATGATACCCATTATTTTTTAATATTAAGGGTAAGGATGCATGATTAAAATCTGGTTTTTCTTCTGTTATACTTTTGTAAGAAACATATGGATAAATTGACCCTAACAGGGACACCATAGACTTATTTGTAGCTGGAGCATGTGCATAAGCATTATTAAAAATCAATGCTTCTTTAGCGTAACTACTAATATTAGGTGTAATATTATATTTCCCACCATAATCGTCAAAGTAATTAGATCCTGTTGATTCTAGTACTACGTATAGTACATTTTTAATATGATGATTTTTATATTTATTTTCATCAATTCCTATAGTGTCACTAAGGTTTGGAATAAACATTTTATTCTCTTCTGAAAGTTCCATCGTGAAAAATGATGTATTCTGATTGTTTGAAACTAAGGAAGTAGACATCGCTATAATTGCATTATCAGTTTTTCCTCTATTAGTAAAGTTATCCATTGTTAAAGTATTTACTAATAACAAGCCCGTAGCTAGAATTGTTATTGCAATAGCTATATATTTTAAGTAGCGATGCTTTTTAATGATAATAGAAGCATATTGTAAAATCCTAGATAACACCAATACAGATAAGCCCAAAACTATAAAGTTAAAAACTAATTTTAAAGATGAATTTTCTTGCATAAGAGTTACGGCATATTCACTTCCTAAAACATCGGAATAATAGAACCATTCGTAATTAAAAGGTCGCCCTAAGTATCTAACAGTGGTTATATTGGTAAAAGCTATAATAGTTGAAAGCACTATTAAAATAACAAAAATGATATACAGCCATTTTCTTATTATTTTTTTCTTCGCTAATAATGAAATTAATCCTGTAAACACTACAGTTATAATTGTAATGTATAATAAATCACTTAAACTAGCTTTAAACAGTTTTACAAAATTGTATGGGTTAATTAATAACGATTTAGGATTTAATCTAATAATTTCGGTACGCGCAATAACGTGGATTAAGTAAGCGCTCAATCCAATTATTAAAGTTTTATGCACTAACGGAACTTGATTAGTATCCTTAAACCAAAATACTACAACTACATAAATGATTAATAAGATAGCAAGTAATCCTAAAAAAAATAACCACCCATTTTGGACTATTATGGACTCTTTATTGTTAATAGTTTTAATATAATTAGCTACTACACGAACTGGTGTTTCATCTAAAAAAGTCAGGACTTCTCCACTTCTCCAATCCCAGATATCTTGATAAGTTCCAGATTTATTTTTAGTAATCCAAAAGCCGTAATTTACATGCGCCCCTTCGGGCATCATTATAGACACTTTAAATGTATTTTCGCTACCTAATGCCATCGTGCTTATAAGTCTACCGTCTGATAACTCTGTTTTTTCATTCCAAGAAAGTATTTCAGTATTTGAAAAATTTTCGGAATACCATATAAAATTGACAGCGCCTGATTTGGAAGCATGATAAATAATTTGCTTTGTAACCAACTTCGTTTGTGGTAAAGTGTCTGAATTGGATGGTGTTTTTTGTATAACCGAAAATGCGCTAGTAGGAGTCCCTGGAATTTTATTAGCAAAAGCAAAATTACAGCTACCAAGAATTATTAGTATGCCATAAAAATAAGAGCGTATTTTTTTAAATTGTAGCAATCGACTTCATTTAAAATTGATTCATATAGACGAATCTAATCTATTTCCTAAATAAATCAAAATCAAGACGATGAACGAAGATTTTTCTCCTCAATCCATCGGCTCATAAATTTAGTACTTTGCATACTTTGATGCTGTAACATCTGACCTATAAAATTATTTAAACGATTTTCAGTTAACTGTTTAATTCCATTTTCCTGAGCTTTTGTAAATATCTGTTGAAATTGCTTTTGTGAAAATCGATTATTCACTACTTGAAAACCATTTGATTGAGAGGCTTCCCAAACATCCGCATCTTCATATAATTTAATCGCATGATTAGCAAATTCTAATGGATTATCTTCAATAAATCCATTCGCCTCCATCTCTCCAAACATGCCTTCTGCACCAATACGCGTAGTGACGCACGGTGTGCCATTTTTCATGGCATCAATCAACTTTCCCTTTAAACCTGCTCCGAATCTTATGGGTGCTAAACATACTTTCGCCATTTGCATGACAGCATTAACATCTTCAGTAAATCCTTTTATTAAAAACCCTTCTTTGTTGTTATGAAGTTGACTCACTTTTTGTGTGGCATATGCACCATAAATATGCAACTTAGCTTGGGGTGTTTTTTTTCTGATTAATGGCCAAATGGTTTCTTTTAAATATAGAACCGCATTATAATTGGGCTCGTGCAAAAAGTTCCCTATGGTTATAAAATGTTCTCGATTTTCAAATTTTGGAAGTATCTTGATATCGTTTTTAGAAATAGAATCGATCATAAATGGTAAATAAAGCAATAGTGATTCATCCACTTTAAAATGATGCTGTAAAATTTCCATTTCGGCTTCAGAAATTATTAAACTTAAGTCACTTCGATAAATACTGGCAATTTCACGCTTTGCGGTATCACTAAACAAATACGAATTATCAAATGGCTTACCATCCTTAAAAGCTTGCTGCCTCCCTTTTCGTAATCCATGCAAATCTTCAGTATCTAAAATGCGTAAGGCCTTTGGGCAATGTTCCGCAACCCGCCATCCAAATTGTTCTTCCATCATAAACCGATCGAACACGACAACATCTGGATTTAGCACTTTTATAAAATCATCAAAGCTTGAATCATTGAGCGCAATCGACTCTTGATTTACGTTTTCACTTTCTAAATCAAAAGCATTTTGCGTTTTAGCACAAGGGCTTGCAAAGGTTATTTTATAATTTTGGGATTGAAAGACAGCAATCAACTGCATCATCCTGCTACCCGCAGCAGAACTTTTTGGCTCCGGCCATACAAAACCTATGATTAAAAGTGTTTTTGTCACTATTTTGATTTAATTTTATGATGATGATTATGCGATTCTCCCTATTACCGAAATGACTCGAAACCGAAACCGAAACTGCAAACTGAGACTGCCCACTGAATACTGCAAACTGAGACTAATACTGAAGAACTTCCTACTCAGGAACTGGCTCCAAACTATACTTCAATCTTACCATGTTTGCCCAATCCACCATCGATTTTATCTGCGCTTCACTTAGCTTCGCCTCAGAGTGCGTCCATGTATATGAATTTAAAGGCATATCTTTATGCTTAACCATATCGATAAGTTCTTCTAATTTATGATCTTTACGTTTTATGGAATTCCCTTCCCAATTAGACATGTTAAAATGCTTTTTTCCATCCTTCACATGATGTGCTAACCAATAATTTACAGGCGTTATATGGTTATACCATGGATAACGTGTGACATCACTATGGCAATCGTAGCAACTTTCTTTTAAAATAATTTGAATATCCTCTGGTGGATTGGTTTCTGCAAGAAATGCATTAATAGATTGCAAATCGCCCTCATTCCTTTCTGGTCTAAAAAATTGGGCAATTATAAACACTACAACGAGAAACCAAAACCCTTTTTTTATTATCTTCATCATGTCGTGAAACGTTTTCTGTGATAAAAATAATCAAATATTAAATGACAACAGAGGAATTCTATAAAGAGTTAAGCTACGTTGATGCCTCTCGCGCCAATAGACTAAAATATGCCCAATTGGTATTAGATGACATGAGTTTATTCCCTAAACTCATAGACATTCTATGCA encodes the following:
- a CDS encoding glycoside hydrolase family 26 protein codes for the protein MIVTIITLPFVIRHKSLVKDLLTIRFSNKFEKTESSPVLAVFSFKDLDKNRLIDLYYHYNLKLAQPNGIIFDKVEVKKFSNDTIPLIITIETWGSNMFLAYRKNQMADLYSGKYDEVIKTLCTTIVNKRPNVYFRLNPEIEVPYKRYPWQGYVSEYIKASEYLVSLCQKYAPQVKYLWGPSGYPGVLEYYPGDKSVDAASVILKNDSEEKLDAYPKHRSIKYDLIRRLHRLRFLDKPIFVFGSNNNFNDSIDANLVASISKHIEKERKVIYSSDNFKRPRIIKKDTIESKLEIGLYDPQNLLNNELAVSVEHLFVDFSSLNNGSFQLDFDKVIKRNHDVIVTFEPFRIPGKDDDLNVLQHVTEGMYDSEIEKLYAIILNTERKVYLRYAHEMEIPITRYPWQSQDPITYIKSYRYFMMFKGAFPANIKRVWGPAGDRGSIEWYPGNDVVDIMSMAIYGLPDKNITDPNKQLSFSTIFNLKSKRLKFIDKPLFITEFGVKGPEDYQTKWLEDAAKVLNKNTQVLGVNYFNMSDTPKAWGDIKPPDWSITKKTFHHFLNMLNDQ
- a CDS encoding heme-binding domain-containing protein, which gives rise to MKIIKKGFWFLVVVFIIAQFFRPERNEGDLQSINAFLAETNPPEDIQIILKESCYDCHSDVTRYPWYNHITPVNYWLAHHVKDGKKHFNMSNWEGNSIKRKDHKLEELIDMVKHKDMPLNSYTWTHSEAKLSEAQIKSMVDWANMVRLKYSLEPVPE
- a CDS encoding glycosyltransferase family 4 protein gives rise to the protein MTKTLLIIGFVWPEPKSSAAGSRMMQLIAVFQSQNYKITFASPCAKTQNAFDLESENVNQESIALNDSSFDDFIKVLNPDVVVFDRFMMEEQFGWRVAEHCPKALRILDTEDLHGLRKGRQQAFKDGKPFDNSYLFSDTAKREIASIYRSDLSLIISEAEMEILQHHFKVDESLLLYLPFMIDSISKNDIKILPKFENREHFITIGNFLHEPNYNAVLYLKETIWPLIRKKTPQAKLHIYGAYATQKVSQLHNNKEGFLIKGFTEDVNAVMQMAKVCLAPIRFGAGLKGKLIDAMKNGTPCVTTRIGAEGMFGEMEANGFIEDNPLEFANHAIKLYEDADVWEASQSNGFQVVNNRFSQKQFQQIFTKAQENGIKQLTENRLNNFIGQMLQHQSMQSTKFMSRWIEEKNLRSSS
- a CDS encoding sulfatase, whose protein sequence is MLQFKKIRSYFYGILIILGSCNFAFANKIPGTPTSAFSVIQKTPSNSDTLPQTKLVTKQIIYHASKSGAVNFIWYSENFSNTEILSWNEKTELSDGRLISTMALGSENTFKVSIMMPEGAHVNYGFWITKNKSGTYQDIWDWRSGEVLTFLDETPVRVVANYIKTINNKESIIVQNGWLFFLGLLAILLIIYVVVVFWFKDTNQVPLVHKTLIIGLSAYLIHVIARTEIIRLNPKSLLINPYNFVKLFKASLSDLLYITIITVVFTGLISLLAKKKIIRKWLYIIFVILIVLSTIIAFTNITTVRYLGRPFNYEWFYYSDVLGSEYAVTLMQENSSLKLVFNFIVLGLSVLVLSRILQYASIIIKKHRYLKYIAIAITILATGLLLVNTLTMDNFTNRGKTDNAIIAMSTSLVSNNQNTSFFTMELSEENKMFIPNLSDTIGIDENKYKNHHIKNVLYVVLESTGSNYFDDYGGKYNITPNISSYAKEALIFNNAYAHAPATNKSMVSLLGSIYPYVSYKSITEEKPDFNHASLPLILKNNGYHTSFFSSANFNWLSGIEYLNFRGFDIIEDFSTISCNQQFKQDSYNDGDAIDDACLSKRFKVFLDENKSENFFSMIWTAQGHYPYFFSHKEENFGVNHIELNRYLNIIKYNDKLVGDILQILKDKNLYESTLVVVVGDHGEAFGQHDFYGHASSIHEENVRIPLYYINPEIFKGERRSDIASIKDVSSTTLSILGLDIPAEWQGRDLTLTESNEAFFFAPWSDHLFGYRKNDIKYIFNETTKSIEVFDLKTDPYEKNNLFEKISKAEINKARIRIASWIQYQDKFVKQKLLDKNPM